From Cryobacterium sp. GrIS_2_6:
CGCTGCGCGCGGTGCTCCCGCGCGTCGGCGCCCTCGTCGAGGGGCCCGCGTTCTACCCGTTCCTCTCCGGCGCCGCCAACCTGCGTCGGCTCGATACCGCGGATCCGGGCGCGCCAGCGGCCACCCGCGCCGGACGGGTGCAGCACGCCCTCGAGCGCGTCGGCCTGACCCACGCCGCAGGCAAGAAAGTGCACGCGTACTCACTCGGCATGAAGCAACGGCTCGGCATCGCCAACGCGCTCCTGATGCCGCGCGAACTGCTCGTGCTCGACGAACCCACCAACGGGCTCGACCCCCAGGGCACCCGCGAGGTGCGCAGCCTCGTGCGCTCGCTCGCCGCGGAGGGCACGACCGTCTTCGTGTCGAGTCACCTGCTCGCCGAGGTCGAGCAGATGTGCAGCCACGTCGCCGTGATGCGCGCGGGCACTCTCGTGGCCCAGGGCACCCTCGACGAGCTGCGCGGCGCCGGCGAGGCGCACGCGCGCCTCGACACACCGGATGCCGCGGCGGCCAGGCGGGTGCTCGAACGGCTGGGACTCACTCCCGTGACGCTCGTCTCGGCTGCGGGAGCTCCCGGTCACCTGAGCGCGGCCCTGACCGCTGCCGCACCGGCACCGGAAGACATCGTCGCTGCCCTCGTCGCCGCCGGAGTGCGCGTGCGCGGCTTCACCGTCGCGGCTGCGAGCCTCGAAGAACGTTTTGTCGCACTCACCGGGGAGGGCTTCGATGTCGCCCAGTGATCCCAGGGAACCGGCAGCGACCGGGCCGGCCGTGACCGGGCCCGACTCGACCGGGCCGGCCGCATCGGTGCCGGCCGCATCAGTGCCGGAGTCGACCGGGCACGCGGCGATCGCGACCGCCGTCGCCAGGCCGCGTGGGGCCTCCGGTGCCACGCTCCTCGGCTCAGAACTCACCGTGCTCTTCCGCCGCCGCCGCACCTGGGCGATGCTCGCGGCGCTCGCCGCGATCCCGGTGCTCATCGCCATCGCCGTCCGGCTGACATCCAGCCCCGTCACGCCGGGACGCGGCCCGGCCTTCCTCGACCGGATCACCCAGAATGGTCTCTTCGTCGCGATCACCGCCCTGATCGTGTCGATCCCGCTGTTCCTGCCGCTGACCGTCGGGGTGGTCGCCGGCGACACCGTGGCGGGCGAGGCGAACCTCGGCACCCTGCGCTACCTGCTCGTCGCCCCGGCAGGGCGGGTACGCCTGTTGCTCGTCAAGTACGCCGGCGCCGCGGCCTTCTGCATAGCAGCGACCCTGACCGTCGCGGTCTCCGGCGCACTGATCGGCGCGGCCCTGTTCCCGGTCGGCCCGGTCACCCTGCTCTCCGGCGACACCATCGGGGTCGGCGAGTCCGTACTTCGGTCGCTGCTCATCGCGGCATACGTCACGGTGTCCCTGCTCGGCCTTTCGGCGATCGGGCTGTTCATCTCGACCCTGACAGAGGTGCCCGTCGGGGCCATGGCCGCGACGATCGTGCTCTCGGTGACCGCCCAGGTGCTCGACGCGCTCCCGCAACTGGACTGGCTGCATCCATGGCTGTTCAGCCACTACTGGCTCGACTTCGCCGACCTGTTGCGGCAGCCGATCGACTGGACGTCGTTCGGGGCCAATGCGCTGCTTCAGGGCGGCTACATCCTCGCGTTCGGGGCACTCGCCTACGGCCGATTCGTGACCAAGGACATCCTCTCGTGACCCACTCGTATCCCCTGTACGTGCCCGTGCTCGCCCAGTGCTTCTGCTGCCGGTCGCTGCAGCCGTTCACCTTCGGTTCGGCGAGCGACCAGGTGGTCTGCGCGCTGTGCCTGCACCACCTCGGCGCAGAGAAGGCAGAGCGGCGCGACGCCGAGCACATCGAGCTCTGGCTCGGCCGGTTCGCCGAGCAGCAGGACAAGCACAGGCGCTTCGCCGAGAAGGCGCAGGCGAGCGACACCGAGAAGGATGCCGCCATCGCCCGGCTGACCGGCCAGGTCGACGACCTTCGCCGGATCACGGCCCGTGACTTCGAGCACGCGCCGGGCACGGAACTCCGCGGCATCCTCGAGACCGACCTCGTCAAGCGCGCCGAGCGGCGGGCCGAGCTCGCCCAGCACCAGATCGACTGGGCGATGGCCGTGCTCTGGCGCCTCGGCACGCTGCACCACGCCGACGAGGCGACGCCGCGGCTCTGCTCCTGCGGCCGCCAGGTCACGGCCTGCGCCGAGCTGCGCGCGCTCGAGCCGCAACACCAGGCCGTGCACGATTGGCAGACGAAGAACCTGCGGATGCTGCACGCAGGAAAGCGCCATGGCCTCCCCGCGGACCACCCCGGCGTTGTGCACTCCTCCTGACCCGAACGGTTCTACCCTGTAGGCATGCATATTCTGATCAACGTCCTGCACATCGTCGCCGCCGTTTTCATCGTCGGGCCGATGGCCATCCTCCCGATGACCGCAATGCGCTCCATCCGGGCGGGGCAGGCTGGTCCCGTTGCGACCCTCGCGAAGTCGGTCAACATCTTCACGTTGCTTTCGATCGTGGTCGCGATCTTCGGTTTCGGGGCGCTCGGCCTCAAGGAGGCCGATGACGCCTGGACCTTCGGATCGACCTGGGTGTGGCTGTCCCTCGTGCTCTACGTGATCGCGCTGGCAATCAACCTGTTCCTCGTCGTGCCGGCGCTCAAGGCCGCAGCAGAGTCTCTCGCGACGGATGCCGCCGGCGCCAAGGCCGCCGGCTACCCGCGGATCGCCGCCGGCTCCGGTGTCGCAAGCCTGCTGCTCGTGGCGATCGTCGTGCTGATGGTCTGGAAGCCGTAGCCCCGGCATCCGCTGGCTGAAAAACGGAAAAAGCACCCTCCCGCGCGCGGTGAGGGTGCTTTTTTCGTAACTGAGTGGAACGATCGGGCCGGGTCAGCCCAGGTCGCCGACGGAGACGAGGCCGTCGTGGCGACGGCCGTCGAAGATGATCGTCGGGATCTTCACGGTGTGGATACTCTCCTCGACCGTCTTCTTGTTGGCTGCGATGATCTGCGTGACCTGGTCGGATGCCGCGACCTGGTCGACGTGGTCGGCCTGTGCCTGGCTGAGCCCGAACTCGAGCTCCCAGCCCTGGAGAAGCGCACTCGCGTCCGCGGACTCCATGCTGTTGATCGAGACCTGCCAGGAGACCCCGGCGTCGTTCTTCTCGGTGTAGATGCGCTTCAGGATCTCCCAGTCGACCGGAGTCGTTGCGCCCTCAAGCGGGTTCAGGCGCAGGGCCTCGAGCTGCTCGGTGACGAGGAGGGAGTTCTTGAACTTGTAGCCGGTCGCCGACTGGATCGGGTATGCGATGTAGCTGAGGTTCTGCTTCTCGCCGAAGCCGGCTTTCTCGATGTTGTTGAAGAGCTGCAGGCAGTAGGTGCAGCCGGGGTCGATGACCTCGATCGCGGTCTTCTTGCTCGCGTCGTAGGGGTTCAGGTAGGTCGCGTCCGCGGGCAGGTATGCCGCGGCGTCCCAGTTCTGCATCCGGCTCGGGATGGCGGAGAAGGTCTCGCCGAGGCTCGCGAACTCGTTGCCGAAGGCGCCGACGATGTCCCACGCGGCGAGGGAATCGCCGAAGCCCGGGGTCTGGTCCGGAATGGAGCATGCCTCGGCGCCGAGGCTGCAGGACGCTGAGTCTTGCTTGTTGCAGGTTCCGTAGACGTAGAGGTTGACGCCGCTCTTGACGACCTCGTACCCGCTCCAGATGGTCGTCAGGATGATCAGGACGGCGACGACCTCGAGGCCGATGCTCGCGGGCTTGACCAGGCCGGGCCTGCGCGCGGCGATCGGGGCGAGCATGTGGTCCTTCATGTCCTGTTTGAAGGTGGTGTCACACGGGCGGAAGGTGATTCTGCGGAATGTACAGTTCCACGCCTTCGCGAGGTATTTGCGATAGCGGGCCGAGATGGCCGCCATGAACAGGAGAACGATGAATGCTGCGATGCAGAACACTTAGGAAAGGCCTTTCAGGAGGCGGGCGAGGGCGTCGTGTGCGCGGTCGATGTCCGCCGAAGTGGAATGGAGTCCGAGGGAGAAGCGCAGGAGCGGGGGAAGCCCGAGCTGTTCCTTGAGCTCGTGGTGGGCGCAGAAGTAGCCGCTGCGCACCATGATCTGCTGCTGGGAGAGGAACACCGCGAGTCGGTGCGAATCCTGCTTCGGGGCGTAGACGCTGATGACCGGGCTCGCGGCGTGATTGAGCACGACGAGGCCGGGGATCGCGCTGAGGCCGTCGAACAGGCGGCCGGAGAGGCTCTCGATGTGTTCGTGCGGTGCCAGACCGCCAGGGCGGACGTGTCCGAGCCAGTCGAGCGCGCGGCCGAGCGCGATGATCTCGCCCCAGGCCTGCAGGCCTGGTTCGAGGAGTGCACCAAGGTCGTCCGTGACGAGGTCGAAGGAGTCTGTGCGGACATCCGTCACCATGCCGCCGCCGACGAATCCGATCTCGAGGGAGCGCAGCAGCTCGATCCGTGTCACGACGACGCCGAGGCTCGCCCCGTACATCTTGTGCGCCGAGAAGCAGATGGCGTCGGCGTCGGTCCCCCGGAGCAGCGTGTGCTCGTGGGCCATCGCCTGGGCGGCGTCGAGGATGACGATGCCGCCGCGGGCGTGGGTGTCGCGGACGAGGTCCGCGAGGTTCGTCAGGGTGCTGCCGTCGATGTTCGAGGCGGCGTTCACGACGACGACGGCGCGTTCGAGCTGCGCGGGGTCGTAAACGAGGGCGCCGTCGGGGGCCCTGTCGAGCACGAGCCTCGGCAGGCCGAGCCGTTTCGCGACGGTCATCGTCGGAAGGAAGACCGAGTTGTGTTCGGCGTGGCTCGTCACGACCCGGCCGAAGCGGCCCTGGGGGAGCTGTTGGAGCAGCAGGTTGATGCCGTAGGTCGTGTTGAGGGTGAACGAGACCGCATGGCTGCGCGCCGAGAGGCCGATCCTGGCGAGTACGGCGGTCCGCGTTGCCGCGACTTCCTCGTCGACCCGCTTGCCCCACGCGTACTTGACCCGGCCGCCGCAGGCGTTGTAGCTGGTGTAGTACTCGTTCAGGGCGTCGATCACCGGCTGCGGGCGCAGGCTCTGGCAGGCCGCGTCGAGGTAGACCTCTCGAGGCTCGAGGTAGCCGAAGTCGCCGAGACGGCCCGCCGCAGCGGATGCGGTCGGAGCGGCAGGGGCCGCGCCCCTGCCGAAGAGTCCGGTGCGTTTCACGACGCCGTCCCCGTCCGCTCCAGGATCGTCGGGCAGGAAGATGTGCACATGTTCAGTAGTCCATTCAGGTCACAGGGTCGAAATCCGCGGGTGCCGGTGAAAACGGCAGGGGAACGCATCCGTTCGGCGGGAGGGCCGGAGAAGCGCGGGAGCGGGATTCGGCCTAAACGCGGCTGATGGAAAGCAGCGTGAGGCTCGGGCGGTGCAGGTGCAGCGCGATGGTGCGGAAGGTGCCGACCACGAAAGTGCCCGCCGCGAACAGGAGTCCGAGGGCCGACGGGCCGCCCGCGATCAGCAGGAGGCTACCGAGGACGAGGAATACAGAACAGGACATCGCGGCCATGGCGCCGCCGCCGAGGGAGTTGCCCTCGAAGCACAGCACGCGCTGGCCGACGGATGCCGCGATCGTGCGGGCCATCCCGGTCGCCGCTGCCGTGGCGGTCACGGCGACGGAAGCGGAGAGCGCCACGGCCTGCGCGACGGTGCCGGAGAGGACGGTGTCGGAGAGGACGGTGCCGGGGACGACGGTGCCGGAGGAGACGGTGGATGCCGACGGGGAGGTGGTCGCTGAGGTGGACGTCGCCATCGGGCTGACCGCTGCAGGCACGTTCACATCCTGGCCGTCGGCGCCGACATGGGCGAAGAGCACGCAGGCGAGGACCGCGATGAGGGCGAGGGCCGCGAGGATCGCAGTACGGAGACCAGCGGTGCGGGGAGCAGGGTGCGGGTGCAACGAGACGGAGAAGCCTGCCAGCCTCATCTCGTCTCCCGCTGCCGGCATCCGGTCGAAGCGGATGCGATGAATCGCTCCGTCCGAAGCGACACACGCATACCGTACCGGAATCGGGGGTGAATAACCTGACAAACGTGGCCCGCACGCACAAACGACCCCCGGCTGAGCGGGGGTCGTTTGCGTGGATGCGTCGCGCGGTCGGCGCAAGCCCGTCAGGGCCTGGCCTTCCGGGCCACCGCGGCGACCGGGTGCACGGACGACTGCCCTGGGTCGGGAGCGCCGAGACTCGATGATCCGGGACGCGGGGTCAGGCCGAGGCGTCGCACGATCTCCGCGGCTTCCGCGGCAGGCGCACGCCCCGCATCGATCGTGATGGCGCGTTCGTCGTCGCCGGGCGCCTCGAGGGTCGCGACCTGGGAGTCGAGAAGCGACACCGGCATGTAGTGGTCCTGCCGGGTGGCGAGGCGTCGCAGGATCAGCTCCGTCGGCAGGGTCAGGTGCACGAAGATCACGTTGTGCTCGCGAAGCACGTCGCGGTACTTGCGCTTGAGCGCGGAGCACGTGATGATCCCGGGCACGCCGGCCATGGTGTGCTCGATGATCCAGGAGGAGATCGTCTCGAGCCAGGGAGCACGGTCGTCGTCGTCGAGCGGATGCCCGGCCGACATCTTGTCGATGTTCTCCTGCGGGTGCAGGTCGTCGCCCTCCTCCAGGTCCCAGCCGAGCTGGCCGGCGAGGAGCCCGGCGACGGTGGACTTTCCGGAGCCGGAGACGCCCATGATGACAAGAACGGGCTGCTGGTTCTCGAAGAGCTGTTCTGTGCCGGTCACGCTAGATCACGATGTTCAGCAGGAGCACGCCGGCGAGGCCCGTGACGGAGATGAGGCACTCCATGATCGTCCAGGTCTTCAGGGTCTGCCCGACGGTGGTGCCCAGGTATTCCTTCACGAGCCAGAATCCGGCGTCGTTGACGTGCGAGAGGAACAGCGAACCGGCTCCGATGGCGAGAACCATCAGCGAGACATCCGTTGCGCCGAGGGTCGCTGCGACCGGGGCGAGGATACCGGCGGCGGTCACCGTTGCAACCGTGGCAGAACCCGTAGCGACGCGGATGAGCGCAGCGACGAACCAGGCCAGGAGCAGAATCGAGACGCTGCTGCCGGCGACGGCGTTCGCGATGACGGTTCCGATCCCGGTGTCGATCAGGACCTGCTTGAAGCCGCCGCCCGCGCCGACGATGAGCAGGATCCCGGCGATCGGGGGCAGGGAGGCTGAGAGCGATGTGGAGACTGCGGTACGGGTCATGCCGCCGCCACGGGCGAAGAAGATCATGGCGTAGATCACGGCGAGGCCGAGGGCGATCATCGGGGTGCCGAGGAAGTCGAGCGCAGCGTTCAGCGGCGCGGTCGACCCCGGCGCGAGGGCGTCGGCGATCGAGCGGGCGAGCATCAGCACGACGGGCAGCAGGATGCCGCACAGGGTCACGAAGAAGCTCGGGCGCTTGCTGTGGGTCACTTCACCGGTGTCGGCTGTGGTGAGGAACAGTGCGGGTACGGGCACGTCGACCCAGCGGGCCGCGAACTTGCTGAAGACCGGGCCGGCGATGATGACGGTCGGGATGGCGATGAGCACGCCGATCGCGAGGGTCAGGCCGAGGTTGGCGCCCAGGGTCGTCACGGCGACGAGGGGGCCGGGGTGCGGCGGCACAAGGCCGTGCATGACCGAGAGGCCGGCGAGGGCCGGGATCGCGATACGGATCAGGGAGAGGCCGCTGCGGCGGGCGACGAGGATGATCACGGGGATCAGGAGCACGAGGCCGACCTCGAAGAACATCGGCAGGCCGATCAGGCCGCCGATGAGCGCCATCACCCAGGGCAGGGTGCGGGTCGTCGACCGGCTCACGAGGGAGTCGACGATCCGGTCGGCTCCGCCGGAGTCGGCGAGCAGCTTTCCGAACATGGCGCCGAAGCCGACGAGGATGCCGACGCTCGCCATCGTCGAGCCGAAGCCGGTGCTGAAGCTCGTCACGGCTGCGCTCGGGGCGAGTCCCGCGCCGACGCCGACGCCGACGGCGCCGATCGCGAGGGCGAGGAACGGGTGCACGCGCAGCCAGGTGATGAGGGTGATGATGACGGCGATGCCGACGACGGCCGCGATGATCAGCTGGGCGTCACCGCTGGCCGGTTTGATCGGGTCGGCCGCGTGCACGACCAACTGGACCGCCGACTGTGTGGCCGTCTGAACCGCAAGGGCGAGATTCATCTCAGATTCCATTCCGAGGCCGCGTCTCTGCGACCCCATCGTCAAAAAATTAGCAATAGTCTGATAAATCAGATAATTGAGTGTTGCACAGGATGTGCGAGCGCGCCACCCCCCGAATCGCGTCGACGCCCGCGTGGTGGGTACGATCTCGGTGGGGCCCCCGAGACCTCCCGGCTACGCCAAAGGAAAGAAGTGCAGATGCAGAGCGGCACCGTCACGGATTCCCAGCGTGTGGGTGGCCTGCACGCGCGGGTGGTCAATGCCGTCGGCCAGTCGATCGTGGATGCGCGCTACGCACCCGGCGACATCCTGAACCTCGACGAACTCAGTGAGACCTTTGCGGTCTCCCGGTCGGTGCTGCGTGAGGCGATGCGGGTTCTGCAGTCACTGGGAATGATCGAGCCGCGGCAGCGGGTCGGAACGCAGGTGCTGCCCCGCACCTCTTGGGAACTGATGAACCCGCAGATCATCGTCTGGCGTGGCCGCGGGTCCGAGTACTTCACCCAGATGCGCGAGATGCTTGAAATGCGCCTCGGAATCGAGCCCGTCGCCGCCCGGCTCAGCGCGCATGCCATGACGGACGAGCAACTCGCGGCGGTCAAGGCGGCCGCGAACGCAATGGTCATCGCCGACCGCGACGGTGACGGTCGCGGCTTCCTCGAGGCCGACATCGACTTCCACACCCTGATCCTGCGCGGCTCCGGAAATGCCGTGATGGGGCACTTCGCGAGCACTGTTGCCGCACTGCTCCGTACCCGCGAAGAGGAAAAACGGTTCACGATCACCTCGTACACGCCGCCGTCGGCGCACCGCCACCACGAGCTCGCGCACGCGCTCGCCGTGCGCGACGGGGAGGCCGCCTTCCGCTGGTCGTTCGCCACGATCGAGGCGACACTCGCCGAGTTCATGGCGGAGTCTCCCCGTCAGGCCTGAGGCCGGGTACCCCGCCCCGCGGATCACGGACGTTTCTGATCCAGCGGATTCTCCTCACCAGGCGCCTGATCAGGAGGGGTTTCCACAGACCTGAGCCTTGCTCAAAGAATGTCGGTGGTCGGTCGTAATGTGGGGGCATGACCAACCTCCCGGAGTCGCCCGCTTCACCCGATCAGCCGCCTGGCGACCCGGTGCAGGACGACCCGGTGCAGGACGACCCGGTGCAGGACGACCCGGTGCGGGACGGTGTGCTAGGGGGGGGTTGCGGTCAATGGCGGATGTCGTCACCGGGCTGGGCGGTTCGTCCGCCGCTGTCGACACGCTCAGTGACGAGGCGGTGCTTGAAGGGCACGTGTTGATCGCGGGGGCCCGGCGGGCCTTGGACACCCAGGCGGCGTGGTTCGCGGCGACCCTTGCAAGGCGGTCCCGGCCGGAACTCGGGGGGCAAGGCCTCGCGGCCCGGCAGGGGTTCCGGACCCCGGAAGACCTGCTGCAGGCAATTTCCGGGTCGAGCAAGGGTGACGTGGGCAAGCTTCTCGCGGTCGGCCGGTGGCTCGCGGAGACCGACGCCGCCGAGAAGGCCGCCCGGGAAGCCGCCGACGCTCAGAAGCTGCTCGATGAGACTCCGCCCCTGGACGGGAC
This genomic window contains:
- a CDS encoding ATP-binding cassette domain-containing protein codes for the protein MSPAIASVELAIETHGLTKQFGRQAAVAGIDLAVPTGSVFGFLGPNGSGKTTTIRMLLGLASATSGEISLLGRTMPGSLRAVLPRVGALVEGPAFYPFLSGAANLRRLDTADPGAPAATRAGRVQHALERVGLTHAAGKKVHAYSLGMKQRLGIANALLMPRELLVLDEPTNGLDPQGTREVRSLVRSLAAEGTTVFVSSHLLAEVEQMCSHVAVMRAGTLVAQGTLDELRGAGEAHARLDTPDAAAARRVLERLGLTPVTLVSAAGAPGHLSAALTAAAPAPEDIVAALVAAGVRVRGFTVAAASLEERFVALTGEGFDVAQ
- a CDS encoding ABC transporter permease, giving the protein MSPSDPREPAATGPAVTGPDSTGPAASVPAASVPESTGHAAIATAVARPRGASGATLLGSELTVLFRRRRTWAMLAALAAIPVLIAIAVRLTSSPVTPGRGPAFLDRITQNGLFVAITALIVSIPLFLPLTVGVVAGDTVAGEANLGTLRYLLVAPAGRVRLLLVKYAGAAAFCIAATLTVAVSGALIGAALFPVGPVTLLSGDTIGVGESVLRSLLIAAYVTVSLLGLSAIGLFISTLTEVPVGAMAATIVLSVTAQVLDALPQLDWLHPWLFSHYWLDFADLLRQPIDWTSFGANALLQGGYILAFGALAYGRFVTKDILS
- a CDS encoding DUF2269 family protein — protein: MHILINVLHIVAAVFIVGPMAILPMTAMRSIRAGQAGPVATLAKSVNIFTLLSIVVAIFGFGALGLKEADDAWTFGSTWVWLSLVLYVIALAINLFLVVPALKAAAESLATDAAGAKAAGYPRIAAGSGVASLLLVAIVVLMVWKP
- a CDS encoding aminotransferase class V-fold PLP-dependent enzyme; this translates as MHIFLPDDPGADGDGVVKRTGLFGRGAAPAAPTASAAAGRLGDFGYLEPREVYLDAACQSLRPQPVIDALNEYYTSYNACGGRVKYAWGKRVDEEVAATRTAVLARIGLSARSHAVSFTLNTTYGINLLLQQLPQGRFGRVVTSHAEHNSVFLPTMTVAKRLGLPRLVLDRAPDGALVYDPAQLERAVVVVNAASNIDGSTLTNLADLVRDTHARGGIVILDAAQAMAHEHTLLRGTDADAICFSAHKMYGASLGVVVTRIELLRSLEIGFVGGGMVTDVRTDSFDLVTDDLGALLEPGLQAWGEIIALGRALDWLGHVRPGGLAPHEHIESLSGRLFDGLSAIPGLVVLNHAASPVISVYAPKQDSHRLAVFLSQQQIMVRSGYFCAHHELKEQLGLPPLLRFSLGLHSTSADIDRAHDALARLLKGLS
- a CDS encoding gluconokinase; its protein translation is MTGTEQLFENQQPVLVIMGVSGSGKSTVAGLLAGQLGWDLEEGDDLHPQENIDKMSAGHPLDDDDRAPWLETISSWIIEHTMAGVPGIITCSALKRKYRDVLREHNVIFVHLTLPTELILRRLATRQDHYMPVSLLDSQVATLEAPGDDERAITIDAGRAPAAEAAEIVRRLGLTPRPGSSSLGAPDPGQSSVHPVAAVARKARP
- a CDS encoding gluconate:H+ symporter; protein product: MNLALAVQTATQSAVQLVVHAADPIKPASGDAQLIIAAVVGIAVIITLITWLRVHPFLALAIGAVGVGVGAGLAPSAAVTSFSTGFGSTMASVGILVGFGAMFGKLLADSGGADRIVDSLVSRSTTRTLPWVMALIGGLIGLPMFFEVGLVLLIPVIILVARRSGLSLIRIAIPALAGLSVMHGLVPPHPGPLVAVTTLGANLGLTLAIGVLIAIPTVIIAGPVFSKFAARWVDVPVPALFLTTADTGEVTHSKRPSFFVTLCGILLPVVLMLARSIADALAPGSTAPLNAALDFLGTPMIALGLAVIYAMIFFARGGGMTRTAVSTSLSASLPPIAGILLIVGAGGGFKQVLIDTGIGTVIANAVAGSSVSILLLAWFVAALIRVATGSATVATVTAAGILAPVAATLGATDVSLMVLAIGAGSLFLSHVNDAGFWLVKEYLGTTVGQTLKTWTIMECLISVTGLAGVLLLNIVI
- a CDS encoding FCD domain-containing protein: MQSGTVTDSQRVGGLHARVVNAVGQSIVDARYAPGDILNLDELSETFAVSRSVLREAMRVLQSLGMIEPRQRVGTQVLPRTSWELMNPQIIVWRGRGSEYFTQMREMLEMRLGIEPVAARLSAHAMTDEQLAAVKAAANAMVIADRDGDGRGFLEADIDFHTLILRGSGNAVMGHFASTVAALLRTREEEKRFTITSYTPPSAHRHHELAHALAVRDGEAAFRWSFATIEATLAEFMAESPRQA